The following coding sequences lie in one Streptococcus suis genomic window:
- a CDS encoding branched-chain amino acid aminotransferase, with protein MTVNIDWENLGFSYMKLPYRFIAHFKNGQWSEGQLTEDAELHISESSPALHYGQQAFEGLKAYRTKEGKLQLFRPDQNAERLQRTADRLLMEPVPTDLFIKACKEVVKANADYVPPYGTGGTLYLRPLLIGVGDIIGVKPAEEYIFTVFAMPVGNYFKGGLAPTNFLIQDKYDRAAPNGTGAAKVGGNYAASLLPGQYAKKQGFSDVIYLDPATHTKIEEVGSANFFGITADNEFVTPISPSILPSITKYSLLYLAEHRLGMKAVEREVLVEELDQFVEAGACGTAAVISPIGGIQIADKLHVFHSETEVGPVTRKLYEELTGIQFGDIEAPEGWIVEVD; from the coding sequence CATCGCTCATTTCAAAAACGGCCAGTGGTCTGAGGGGCAATTGACCGAAGATGCGGAACTGCACATTTCAGAAAGCTCACCAGCCCTTCACTATGGGCAGCAGGCCTTTGAGGGCCTTAAAGCCTATCGTACCAAGGAGGGAAAACTCCAGCTCTTTCGTCCAGACCAAAACGCTGAGCGCCTGCAACGGACAGCTGACCGCTTGCTCATGGAGCCTGTACCGACTGATCTTTTCATCAAGGCTTGTAAAGAAGTGGTCAAAGCCAATGCAGACTACGTTCCTCCCTATGGAACTGGTGGCACCCTCTATCTCCGCCCGCTCCTCATCGGCGTCGGCGACATCATCGGCGTCAAACCTGCGGAAGAGTATATTTTCACCGTTTTCGCCATGCCAGTTGGCAACTATTTCAAGGGCGGCCTGGCTCCGACCAACTTCCTCATCCAAGACAAGTACGACCGTGCAGCACCTAACGGAACTGGGGCAGCCAAGGTCGGCGGTAACTACGCAGCATCGCTCTTACCGGGTCAATATGCCAAAAAGCAGGGCTTCTCAGATGTCATCTACCTGGACCCAGCTACCCACACCAAGATTGAAGAAGTAGGGTCTGCTAATTTCTTTGGTATTACAGCTGATAACGAGTTTGTCACACCGATTTCACCATCAATCTTGCCGTCCATTACCAAGTATTCTCTCTTGTATTTGGCAGAGCATCGTCTGGGGATGAAGGCAGTGGAACGTGAAGTCCTTGTCGAAGAATTAGACCAGTTTGTCGAAGCAGGAGCTTGCGGAACAGCTGCAGTCATCTCACCAATTGGTGGTATCCAGATTGCAGACAAACTCCATGTTTTCCATAGTGAAACAGAAGTAGGACCTGTCACTCGTAAATTGTATGAAGAATTAACAGGTATCCAGTTTGGTGATATTGAAGCTCCTGAAGGCTGGATTGTCGAAGTAGATTAA
- a CDS encoding DUF2969 domain-containing protein, translating to MSKKDKKIEIQIEDSKVLVNREEFPGYRLVIGKKVIGEIAELAENNFAVIKNGNTESFYKKLEKAVGNIIENYNLSH from the coding sequence ATGAGTAAAAAAGATAAAAAAATTGAAATTCAGATTGAAGATAGCAAAGTTCTTGTCAATAGAGAAGAGTTCCCTGGCTACCGCCTTGTTATAGGTAAAAAAGTAATTGGAGAAATTGCAGAATTGGCTGAAAATAACTTTGCAGTTATAAAAAATGGAAACACCGAAAGCTTTTACAAAAAATTAGAAAAAGCAGTCGGAAATATTATTGAAAATTATAATTTAAGTCACTAA